Proteins encoded by one window of Dreissena polymorpha isolate Duluth1 chromosome 11, UMN_Dpol_1.0, whole genome shotgun sequence:
- the LOC127850267 gene encoding uncharacterized protein LOC127850267 isoform X2 — MLYISLLSRQLGFTLTYTGSKLERTEHGLEKEIRRESCAPPRKNTITRLRNDGELILHSKDVLMLIVVLNLVDCCLVLGELILDIHYITEVLITHRCHRTPQPATSYIIYRRRCMIPGTPMVVPTVQRVTRCGRTWRTAFTMPVSRSSESCFLR, encoded by the exons AGTCTCCTGTCCCGGCAGTTAGGGTTCACTCTGACCTATACCGGTTCCAAGCTCGAGCGCACCGAGCATGGCTTGGAGAAGGAAATACGCAGGGAAAGCTGCGCCCCACCACGGAAGAATACGATTACGAG ACTGCGCAATGACGGGGAGTTAATCCTGCACAGTAAGGACGTGCTGATGTTGATCGTGGTGTTGAATTTAGTGGATTGTTGCCTCGTCCTCGGAGAGCTGATTCTCGATATCCACTATATAACAG AAGTGCTGATCACCCACCGCTGCCACCGCACCCCACAGCCAGCAACATCGTACATAATATACCGAAGACGGTGTATGATACCCGGCACACCCATGGTGGTTCCCACGGTACAGCGGGTCACTCGGTGTGGGAGGACATGGCGCACGGCCTTCACAATGCCAGTATCACGATCCTCTGAATCCTGTTTTTTGAG